One part of the Paraburkholderia flagellata genome encodes these proteins:
- a CDS encoding surface-adhesin E family protein, whose translation MIGLGVDVRKALLCMILAACVIPAHASNWMQVTAGGDGVEYLDSQSIVKSGGRVKVWTKYVFKQPHFVGEETKLTAYEVTHLEYDCKERTVWSSSSTRYDDEGSVIRSIDGIPSMRTDVVPDSIGETVLNAVCR comes from the coding sequence ATGATCGGATTAGGTGTTGATGTGAGAAAAGCATTGCTTTGCATGATACTGGCTGCCTGTGTCATTCCGGCGCATGCGTCGAACTGGATGCAAGTTACGGCGGGCGGCGATGGGGTTGAGTATCTGGACTCCCAATCGATTGTCAAGTCCGGCGGTCGCGTGAAGGTTTGGACGAAATACGTCTTCAAGCAACCGCACTTTGTTGGCGAAGAGACCAAGCTAACGGCCTATGAGGTCACTCATTTGGAATATGACTGCAAGGAGAGAACGGTCTGGTCCAGTTCGTCGACACGATACGACGATGAAGGAAGTGTCATTCGCTCAATAGACGGAATTCCGAGCATGCGCACAGATGTAGTTCCCGACTCGATTGGAGAGACAGTTCTGAACGCGGTCTGTAGATAA
- a CDS encoding putative PDDEXK endonuclease, producing the protein MGAMQRRKGGSGERELAHLLADELGADVRRRCRQHPGDSDVLGVDGWACEVKRHARATRSDVRAWWGQTVEQAAASGETPMLAYRLDRSPWRCVWPLAVALGVPVVGGWRDFDMTCETSIAGWAAVVREHATAREREAVEVAQ; encoded by the coding sequence ATGGGAGCGATGCAGCGGAGAAAAGGCGGCAGCGGCGAGCGCGAACTGGCGCACCTGCTGGCCGACGAACTGGGCGCGGACGTGCGGCGGCGGTGTCGGCAGCATCCGGGCGATTCGGACGTGCTGGGCGTCGATGGCTGGGCCTGCGAAGTGAAACGCCACGCCCGTGCCACGCGCTCCGACGTGCGCGCATGGTGGGGGCAAACGGTTGAGCAGGCAGCGGCAAGCGGCGAAACGCCCATGCTGGCCTACCGGCTCGACCGCTCGCCGTGGCGCTGCGTCTGGCCGCTGGCCGTCGCGCTTGGCGTGCCGGTGGTGGGCGGCTGGCGCGATTTCGATATGACCTGCGAAACGTCGATTGCGGGTTGGGCCGCCGTGGTGCGCGAACACGCGACGGCGCGCGAGCGTGAAGCGGTGGAGGTGGCGCAATGA
- a CDS encoding AAA family ATPase codes for MSYSDDYDRKRGALWALDAGCDRDTWVRIGMAAKAAGLPEDEWLDWSATGANYGGEADARSVWRSIEPGGGVGAGTLFKLADDAGWRDPRRANGHAPTRPPATNGAARTASRPHKPDRPRADAQALWDSYAPAPASHGYICGKRGVAEGLRVVPDDDPMTIRGLRVAGCLALPLHGIADSKLRTVQFVPPPEANARKLNLPGTAFGDGAFITGTAAPDGRLYVCEGIGQAWACVRADPMAAAVVTAGVGRFATVAKALRARWPDAQIVLMPDCGQEATAEKVAREVRGAWVPMPDSTDSNDGADDYAAEYGDEALADLLAKPRRPEMRFRLLAARDVLAAPPMSWLVHGVLPREGLATLYGAPGSGKSFLTLDLSAAIAQGREDWFGYGLTGAPVVYVALEGGAGFRQRLQAWQAHHGCELPERLRFVMQELDLRADVSDLAEAIVAAGGASGLVVIDTLAHSMGIFDENSPSEMTALVSKCGELQRLTGGAVLLVHHSGKDPAKGERGHSALRGALDCSLEVKHEGGVHRWKVSKAKDGADGGETYFDLRRVALDVDDSGREASSCVVVPATASEAPPAVLRAPTTARQQVVYETVGALLKMSRDFGKGGAPDTRPCVRHEQAVEAVAPKLTQYTSDKRNWAARQAIAAMQAKWYDTDGEWLWHR; via the coding sequence ATGAGCTACTCTGACGATTACGACCGCAAGCGCGGCGCACTGTGGGCGCTCGATGCGGGCTGCGACCGCGATACCTGGGTCCGTATCGGCATGGCGGCCAAGGCGGCGGGGCTGCCCGAGGATGAATGGCTCGATTGGAGCGCAACGGGTGCGAACTACGGCGGCGAGGCCGACGCGCGTAGCGTGTGGCGCAGCATCGAACCGGGCGGCGGCGTTGGCGCGGGCACGCTGTTCAAGCTGGCGGACGATGCAGGCTGGCGCGACCCGCGCAGGGCGAACGGCCACGCGCCGACGCGCCCGCCAGCCACGAACGGCGCTGCGCGAACCGCCAGCCGCCCGCACAAGCCCGACAGGCCCCGCGCCGATGCGCAGGCGCTGTGGGACAGCTACGCGCCCGCGCCCGCATCGCACGGCTATATCTGCGGCAAGCGCGGCGTAGCCGAAGGGCTGCGCGTCGTGCCCGACGATGACCCGATGACGATACGCGGCCTGCGCGTGGCAGGCTGCCTGGCGTTGCCGCTGCATGGCATCGCAGACAGCAAACTGCGCACGGTGCAATTCGTGCCGCCACCCGAGGCGAACGCGCGAAAGTTGAACCTGCCCGGAACGGCGTTCGGCGATGGCGCGTTTATCACGGGCACCGCCGCGCCTGATGGCCGCCTGTACGTCTGCGAAGGCATCGGGCAGGCGTGGGCGTGTGTGCGTGCGGACCCGATGGCAGCAGCCGTAGTAACGGCAGGCGTGGGCCGTTTCGCGACCGTGGCGAAGGCGCTGCGCGCCCGCTGGCCCGATGCGCAAATCGTGCTGATGCCCGACTGTGGGCAGGAAGCGACCGCCGAGAAAGTGGCGCGTGAGGTGCGCGGGGCGTGGGTGCCCATGCCAGATAGTACGGATTCGAATGACGGAGCGGACGACTACGCCGCCGAGTATGGCGACGAGGCGCTTGCGGACCTGCTAGCAAAGCCGCGCCGCCCCGAAATGCGCTTTCGCCTGCTGGCTGCGCGCGACGTGCTGGCTGCGCCGCCTATGTCGTGGCTGGTGCATGGCGTGTTGCCGCGCGAAGGGCTGGCGACGCTCTACGGTGCGCCGGGCAGCGGCAAGAGCTTTCTGACGCTCGACCTTTCCGCTGCAATCGCGCAGGGTCGCGAGGACTGGTTCGGCTACGGGCTGACCGGCGCGCCCGTGGTCTATGTCGCGCTGGAGGGCGGCGCGGGTTTTCGCCAGCGTCTGCAGGCATGGCAGGCGCACCACGGCTGCGAGTTGCCCGAGCGGCTGCGCTTCGTTATGCAGGAACTCGACCTGCGCGCCGATGTGTCCGACCTGGCCGAAGCGATTGTCGCCGCAGGCGGCGCAAGCGGGCTGGTGGTGATTGACACGCTGGCGCATAGCATGGGCATTTTCGACGAGAACTCACCGTCCGAAATGACCGCGCTGGTATCGAAATGCGGCGAACTGCAACGCCTGACGGGCGGCGCGGTGCTTCTGGTGCATCACAGCGGCAAAGACCCGGCGAAGGGCGAGCGCGGCCATAGCGCCCTGCGCGGCGCTCTCGATTGTTCGTTAGAGGTAAAGCACGAAGGCGGCGTCCACCGCTGGAAGGTGAGCAAGGCCAAAGACGGAGCGGACGGCGGCGAGACTTATTTCGACCTGCGCAGAGTGGCGTTAGATGTTGACGATTCGGGCCGCGAGGCTTCGTCCTGCGTGGTGGTGCCTGCGACCGCGAGCGAAGCACCGCCAGCCGTTTTGCGCGCGCCCACGACTGCACGGCAACAGGTTGTGTATGAAACAGTCGGCGCGCTGCTGAAAATGTCGCGCGACTTCGGCAAGGGCGGCGCGCCCGATACAAGGCCGTGCGTGCGCCATGAGCAAGCCGTGGAAGCCGTCGCGCCAAAGCTGACGCAGTACACCTCCGACAAGCGCAATTGGGCCGCACGGCAGGCGATTGCCGCGATGCAGGCCAAGTGGTATGACACAGACGGCGAATGGCTGTGGCATCGCTAA
- a CDS encoding helix-turn-helix domain-containing protein, protein MQTPHEARAAIAVGLTARGIEPALTTDEAAVALGLKPQTLHKWACLENGPIRPVRVGRRLAWSAADVRALLAGSAK, encoded by the coding sequence ATGCAAACCCCGCACGAAGCGCGCGCCGCAATTGCTGTTGGACTGACCGCGCGCGGCATCGAACCGGCGCTCACCACCGACGAGGCCGCCGTGGCGCTGGGCCTCAAACCGCAAACCCTGCACAAGTGGGCCTGCCTGGAAAACGGCCCGATTCGCCCCGTGCGCGTTGGCCGCCGTCTCGCCTGGAGCGCGGCAGACGTGCGCGCGTTGCTCGCAGGTAGCGCCAAATGA